A single Populus alba chromosome 7, ASM523922v2, whole genome shotgun sequence DNA region contains:
- the LOC118063085 gene encoding epoxide hydrolase 1 — MDLGEVNHQRIKTNGIWLHVVEKGSGPLVLLLHGFPEFWYSWRHQITFLANHGYHVVAPDLRGYGDSDSPLSPNSYTLLHVVGDLVGLLDYFGEQQVFVVGHDWGANIAWHLSLFRPDRLKGLIAISVPYFPRDPVAKPIDFFRGNFGDEFYISQFQEPGRAERAFARYDYLTVMKKFLLINKTDPLIAPSGMEIIDYLQTPAVLPPWITEEELQVYADKFEESGFTGPLNYYRAMDLNWELSAPWQGAKVTVPTKHIVGDKEIGFDAYGTREYVQGDTFKGLVPDLEVVILEGHHFIHEERAHEVSQEILTFLQKLSVD; from the exons ATGGATTTGGGAGAGGTTAATCACCaaaggataaaaacaaatggtATATGGTTGCATGTAGTAGAGAAAGGTTCAGGACCCCTAGTGCTTCTGCTTCATGGGTTCCCAGAATTCTGGTATTCATGGCGTCACCAGATCACTTTCTTGGCCAACCATGGATACCATGTAGTTGCTCCTGATTTGAGAGGCTATGGTGACTCTGACTCTCCTCTCAGCCCCAACTCCTACACTCTCTTGCATGTTGTTGGTGATCTAGTAGGCCTTCTTGACTATTTTGGTGAACAACAG GTTTTTGTGGTTGGACATGACTGGGGAGCTAATATTGCTTGGCATCTAAGCCTATTCAGGCCTGACAGACTCAAGGGACTCATAGCCATTTCTGTCCCATACTTTCCAAGAGATCCTGTTGCTAAACCTATCGACTTTTTTAGAGGAAATTTTGGAGATGAGTTTTACATTTCTCAATTCCAG GAACCAGGAAGAGCAGAAAGGGCTTTTGCAAGATATGATTACTTGACAGTAATGAAGAAGTTTTTGCTGATAAATAAGACTGATCCGTTGATAGCTCCTTCGGGCATGGAGATCATTGATTACTTGCAAACACCAGCAGTGTTGCCACCATGGATTACTGAGGAGGAACTGCAGGTCTATGCAGACAAGTTTGAAGAATCTGGCTTCACTGGTCCTCTCAACTACTACCGTGCTATGGACCT GAACTGGGAGCTTTCTGCACCTTGGCAAGGAGCAAAGGTTACTGTTCCTACAAAGCACATCGTTGGTGACAAAGAGATAGGTTTTGACGCTTATGGTACAAGGGAATATGTGCAAGGAGACACTTTCAAAGGCTTGGTGCCTGACCTTGAAGTTGTTATTTTAGAGGGCCACCATTTTATCCACGAAGAGAGAGCCCATGAAGTCTCGCAAGAAATTCTTACCTTCCTTCAAAAGCTTTCTGTGGATTAG